CAAGTCGACACCGCTATTGACGTCTCGCTTTGCACCGCCTCTGTGACAAGCCGATTTCTGTGGTCCGTGGAAGACGATCCCATGGGAAGCGATCACCTCCCTATTCGATTAGAACTGACCAATACCATCACTCCAAAAACTACCAGGCGCTGGCGCTTCGCCGAAGCCAACTGGCCGGAATTCCAGATAGTACTTGAGGAGGAACTTGACCGCCAGCCATCCATCTCGATCGAGAACCTCTCCATAAGGATTCAAAACGCTGCGTCGGATACAATCCCGAAGACATCTCCCAATGCGGGTCGTCGAGCCCTGTACTGGTGGAGTGAAAAAACCAGGCAAGTGGTAAAAGCTCTTAGGAAAGCGCTGAGAGccaacaaaagggccaaaaggAAAATGCCAGAAGATCACCCAGAGGACACAATTTCTAGAATCCTACCGAGCAGCTCGCAACGCATGCCGGAGGAGGCTAAGGCCAGTGGCTGGACGGAATTTCTGGACGAGCTGAATCCCAACCTCTCGTCTTCAGAGCTCTGGAGGAGAATAAACTGCATACAGGGCAAAAGGCGCATGAATGGTATGGCCCTAAAAATAAACGGCGTTACCCGTAGGGACCAAGCCATCATTGCCGACGCGCTAGCTGACCATTTTCAAGATTTCTCATCCTTCAGACGCTATCCCGCTCGTTTCTTGAGCCGGCACCCTGCACCAGAACAGACAATCAAGAATTTCGTAGTGCCTCACGACCCTACGAAGGTTTTCAACCGTCCCTTCTCCATGGAGGAGCTGGAATTCGCCCTACAGAACGCGAAAGGGAAATCAACAGGACCAGATGAGCTGGGTTACCCAATGCTTAAAAGGCTCCCTCCCAGCGGGAAAGCAGCACTCCTGCAAGGGATGAACAAAGAGTGGCTGCAGGCAACACTTCCTGAAGGCTGGAAACACAGTTACGTGATCTCCATCCCTAAAGGCACCGGTTCCGTCAACGAAGTCGGCAACTACCGTCCAATCGCTTTGACCAGTTGTATGGCGAAGGTGATGGAGAGGATGGTGAGCCGCAGACTAATGGACCACCTTGTACAACACAAACGACTGGACTTCAGACAGCATGCTTTCCGGCCTGGCCTTGGCACTGGGACGTACCTGGCTTCCCTTGGCCAGAGCTTGGACGACTGCTTGAAGAATGACGAGCATGTTGAACTCGCATCCCTTGATCTGGCGAAAGCCTACAATCGGGCGTGGAGAAACTCAAGAAATGGGGCATTACTGGAAATATGCTGGCTTCTCTGCGGAACTTCCTAGATGGACGAACGAACCAGGTACTGGTGGGAAACCACAAGTCCAAAGTGGTACAAGAAGAAACCGGAGTCCCGCAAAGATCGGTGATTGCAGTTACGTTGTTCCTTGTGGCGATGAGCGGCGTCTTCTTGATGCTTCCAAAAGGGGTGTTTATTCTAGTATGATATTCTCCTGATCGTCACCAGTAAGCACCCCAGGAGCATTAGGAGGAAACTACAAGCAGCAGTGCCAGCAGTCGCCAGTTGGGCCCAAGATGTAGGTTTTGACATTGCAGCAGGTAAATGTGCCAGGCTTCACATCTGCGACTTGAGGCATACATCACCGCGTGAGCCCATCAAAATCGCAGGCAACCCGATCCCTACTAAGAAGACCTTAAAAGTTCCCGGAGTGACACTCGACCGGTACCTAACATTCCGACCTCACTTCGAGAGGATTAGGGAGGCATGCAGGACTCGGATTAATTTACTACGGGCAATCACCAATAAACGAACTAGGTGTGACCGAGACATACGGAGGCGTGTGGCGGACGCTATTTTCAATAGCCGCCTAATGTATGGATCGGAGATCACGAGCAGggcattcgacgaaatggtgcAAAAACTCTCCCCGACCTATAACGCGACCATCCGGACCATCTCTGGGCTTCTCCCATCAACTCCAGCCCTTGCAGCCTGCGCGGAAACCGGAGTATTACCATTCCGATTCAAACTACAggggtagcgatgaatgccattcaaaatagtgactttggtgaccaacgatgacgaaaaagtatccaaatagtgactttcaattgcagaaaaagtgaccaaatagtgacttttgtataaaGTTTTAAATCGGGTTTAGaactacaagttgcattagccttgttacggtataattcgtagattgcaaactagtgttttattttttaaatactaaatctaaaatgctatcagaaattaaGAAAAGACAAAAACAAGCAAGAGACCAGTGACACTCTCATAAAagccacggagttggatattggggatgGTATTCGTTGGATCAGCCAAAAGCTAAGAATATGACAATTGGTACCACATATTAAGTTACACACCACGAGAAGGTATCTACCCGGCGTCACGGGAACGCGTAGTGAGTTacaaaattatgttgataatttcaacaACATTATTGTTGTCTAATATGAGCTTGAAGTTTTCTGTATAACAGCCAAATAATGATATAAAATAATTGATTCCTAGACGGTGAGTTATTTGCACTCACAAAGCTTATAAATCTTTGATGGGactatttgtttaaaaaatatgaagtaattaaaataattaggaaatttaaaaaatatgaaactatgatttaataacaaatttaaattaagtttttgagattttggaCACGGCGTGGCTTAAAATCTAATAAAACCATGGTCTCTTATTAGAAATCCATAAATTTTAATTAACTATAATTTCTAAAtccagaggtgaaccagccaagagctgaaagcctctttaataaagaagagaaaaaaaattctaaatgaCAGACTTTAGTATTAAAGTTATTAAAAAGTGGGTGGTCAAATgatatcgaattaaaaaaacttttgaatataagggaactgttccattttccatctcacatctcacagcaccaatcttgccgtttctttttgctaataTGCGTGTTCACAgccgataaaaaaaaatcgcaaaataaataacaaatcaaataccttttcattgctgtgtttttgatgggatgaaaataggagctatgagacgaagtgccgaaccgttcccctaattaTTCTTAATTGCGAATTTAACTATCATAAACGGATTTAACAACCCTTTACTACTGGCGGGGTTAGATATTGTTATTTGATAGGAACCCCTTGGCGCAGGAACGCTGCCTTTGTaaactacagcgtgcttgcaaCGAGTGGTGGCACCTCTGGCTTCGCTAATGTTCAAGAGTAAATTCTGCTCTGTGATGTGTATATGATATTTCTTATGTTCATTCAATCTTCATTCTTTGATTATTACTTActaaattttccgaaaagatATAATTTGCTTATTTACTTCGACTATATAAGTTATTCATCGGATAATATTAAAGTCCCcggataatgttttgtaatatcaaaTGGAGTCAATATATACGGAGTGCAAATCAATCGCTTTATTCctaataccgtcgtcgggggtgacaatcgGTCTGGGCGGTCGGCGCTCTTACCGACAGTGCGGAGGtcagataacaaaatcgttcaaaaaggtctcttataattcaggttcttgtcctcagatataTTAAATCTTTTCTATTTAGTGACAGtggaacagtgacccattctcaccaccatttgacccattgtcacccccggcGGCGGTAACCCTTTACATCCGTGGTTCTGGTTCCAATACTTCTCAATTCTGTACTCTATACTCGAGGCTAGCcagcattttaacaaattccattcgtgaaGAAAAAGATCATATTGCTACCAGATTTACCAGACTACCTACTTCTAAAAAAAGTTTTggacaaattagtcaaatgacatacaattaaatcaaaataaggCGAATCCAAGCaggttttaaacatttttacatttttaaatgtaaattccatgtgcagcactttttcagtttttgtttttgaattcaAAAAAATGGGTTCTTTATAAAAGTTAATCTCAAACGagtcaaagaattgactgagaGTATATAAAATGAGATACGATTTTTGACGAAAAAGTTCAATTGAGCTATGACAGTACAAACGACTAGATGGCAAATAATTAGAATAAGCAGCCTGGAGTACTGGGAGTCACTATGAAGCAGCACTGGATGATGCAGAAGTCGGAAATATGGAGCGTCTCTCTATCGCTCAACCAAGTGGAAAGAGTTGATAGCAACCAGCAGTGTtaataaaatcactcataaatctcaatcaacgagcgcttccgtgcgaacgaaatcgtttgCGATTTTataggaatgcatcacgcttgaatttttcatgctaaaacgcatcatttcactcatttgccaaaaaatcattttagtttaaaaacgcatttgaaatcaatttggggcaatgtattgcttatacataaaagagtgtcttatattttatgcgacaaatgtccattcactgtttttaacgaagaagaacaaaagaaaaccgacgatgattcaactcatccatgagtttttaggtgctgagttgggtgcgtttcaactcacgcttgatttgaatcatccatgagttttgagattttgagtttttaccaacactggcaaCCAGCATAATTACGTACGACAACCTGCATGCTTAAGTTCAATTCCAGCGGTTCCAGGTGCGAATTTCAATGCGTTCAATCCGGTCACTCACACAAACACCCTTTCAGAGCTAAATAGTCGAAGTGTCCTTCCCCAAATTCGAATAATATACCACGATATAAGTAACAACATGGGAACCACTTCAAAAGTATTAGTAACAAAAACTAACTTTTAAATACAATTCGGCGTCCCGGCAATCCAGAATTACAATATGATCAATTTGTCAGGTCAACAGAAGGTCTATCAAATATCGCGTGGATATCAACCAACATTCATACGATAACTAAAATATTATTAGGATATAATGTGTTAGGATCTCAAAGTATTGCTTACTCCTCATACCTTCATATAAAAcattaatattttgaattttcgagAGTGTGTAAATACAAATCCGCGAAAATGGCAAAAAAACGTGAAAATCGCGACTATTGTAACAGCCCTGGTATAACACTGcaaaaaaaagaacaatttcaattacTGTATTTGTGGAATTACAATCACCGGCATACAAAAAGAACAAGATATGTAGGTGCTTCCAGCTGAAGGAGAAAGTTAAGGTACCAAAAATAACACCCCTATGAACTCGTTTCATATTTATGACTCCCAAATATACACCAGTAATTTACTAAATTGATTTGTATTCACTTCCAACTCAAACtttgaaagaaaacaaaaaaaaagcattaCAGAAAAACTACAGAGCATTTTCACACATCATTTAGGAAGTTTCTTTTCttctaaaacaaaaaatctcgACCTCACTTGTTTCACTTTCAAAGACATCGATCTTCAAATGTATTTCTCCGTACCAGTAAACAATCCAGTGCTCTTGTTGTTGAcaaattatatttataattaaaCCTTAAAAACAATCCTCCCCTGCTTAGGGATGGGAACCGAGATACCCTGGATCCTACCGGTGTCCCCTCATTCTACCCCAGTGATACGCACCTTCCTTAGAACTGCATACGATGCGGGAACTGGTTCGTCCGCAACGAAAACATCGACTTCAGGTAGCGCAGAACAATCTTCGATTCCTTGTGCTTCTGGATTGCCTTCAGCACGGCTTCGTCGATTTTCTTCTGGTCGGTCTTGCGCTGCTCAGATGGAACGTATTTTTCCACCTTCTCCGCGAAGATGTCCCGCTCGGCCCGCGAGTTCTTCTTTTTCGGCTGACGGCGGAAGTAGGTATCGTTGATGTGCTTCGGTACCTTGTAGCTCTTCAGATTGACGCGGGTTTTGGTGGCGATGACATAGTTCTGGGAGATACGACGGAGAGGACAGCTGTTGACAGCAAACGGTCCGGTAACCAGGAGCAGTCCGGACTTCAGAGCCTTCAGCAGGACGACGCGCTTTCCCTTCTGACGACCGGCCAGCAGGATCAGGATTTTACCCTTCTTCAGAGTCTTGCGCAAATTGCGCTTATGGTTCCGGAAACACCGCTTACCAGTACGCTTTTTAACGATGGACTTCGTCGGCAGATAGCTCTTGTTCTTCTTGAGGATCACCGTGCGCTCGCCTCCGTTTTTGGCACCACCAATCTTCTTCACAACAGAAATGGCGACCTTCGGCTTCTCAGAACGCACCTTCCCATTCTTTATAGAAAACAATTTCTTATGCGCATTTTTCTTGCGCTTCATGAAACGAGTTACACCATCCGACAGGGGCTTCTTGGCCTTGGTTCCGTCGGATTTTTTCACTGTTTTCTCGCCCTTTGGGACCGCGGCGGCCTTTTCTTTAGTTGGGGCCATTTGGAAACACGTGTAAATAAGTGAAACACACTCGTAGAAAAGAACTCGGCTTTGAGGTTACGCTTCGATCCGTTGACACCGTGCTTGAGTGGCGCTAGCATCGCAGAACGCGTGTCACTTTGACATTTGGAGTTGCGTTTCCGATTCTTGCAGTTACTGGGGGGTTGGCAAAAAGTCCGAACGTTTTGATTTTGGACCATAATGATtataggctttcagcgatcgtgtacgtacacgcacgtttcactcacacttttactcggtttgtttgcaaccacgagcagctgtcacggcaaaatcaaatgggattgtttgcaaccacgaacctgcgttcgtgttggtgagaaatgtcagCGAGACCCTAATTTTTGCCTGGCGCAGTGTCATGATGTcatcaaaaagatattttagttatagacgatccccaccagtgcgtaaataaagccaaaatagcaacctctatcatgacgcgaactcgcaccggtcgttggtaaacgggtttgggaaatgtaaacgcaaccttcggtgtATAGTGAGTTGGaaaatttggcgacccgctccaaccgttgccaaacctcgtgccaaaccatcacacggaaatatagagtaacgcataaataaaaaatgtgccgtcttctgaaaaattgttcggttattcatcgtcaaaaccattgtgatggaggtcagtttagtttggatttcaactgattggtggcgctagtgcatatgaaataacctgataggctagatatctcgaaatctggaatttttagaatattgacGTCttatacaaagttgttcggatggtcaaaaccatcatgacgaaaacaagtttaatttgaaatataaccacttggtggcgctagtgaattggaaataacctgataggtcaagtatctcaaaatatgaaatttttagaatattgccgccttctacaaagttgttcgggtggtcaagaccattatgaccaacgcaggttaagatataaccgcttggtggcgctagtgtataagaaataacctgctaggttagatatttcggaaactgaaatttttagaatattgccgtgtTCCACAAAGTTCTTCGGGTGGTGAAAATCGTCATGatgcaagcaagtttagttttaaacacaatcgctaagcggcgcta
The nucleotide sequence above comes from Armigeres subalbatus isolate Guangzhou_Male chromosome 3, GZ_Asu_2, whole genome shotgun sequence. Encoded proteins:
- the LOC134226906 gene encoding large ribosomal subunit protein eL6; this translates as MAPTKEKAAAVPKGEKTVKKSDGTKAKKPLSDGVTRFMKRKKNAHKKLFSIKNGKVRSEKPKVAISVVKKIGGAKNGGERTVILKKNKSYLPTKSIVKKRTGKRCFRNHKRNLRKTLKKGKILILLAGRQKGKRVVLLKALKSGLLLVTGPFAVNSCPLRRISQNYVIATKTRVNLKSYKVPKHINDTYFRRQPKKKNSRAERDIFAEKVEKYVPSEQRKTDQKKIDEAVLKAIQKHKESKIVLRYLKSMFSLRTNQFPHRMQF